A single genomic interval of Longimicrobium sp. harbors:
- a CDS encoding DNA recombination protein RmuC, translating to MTAEFLLLVVIALLGVCVVLLVVLLRRRTEGDAVMQLAARLDGVDRGQERTERALRDEIGRSREEAGSESARLRGEVTSIMTTLTASTGEQMEKLRVSVEAKLDQIRADNAAKLEQVRQTVDEKLQGVLEQRLGESFRLVSDRLEQVHKGLGEMQTLASGVGDLKKVLSNVKVRGNWGEVQLAGLLEQVLTPEQYVANAATNEFTGHRVEFAIRLPGQEHGEVLLPVDAKFPLEDYQRLVDAQEAGDLAAMDAASRALEERIRGCARDICMKYLNPPRTTDFGIMFLPTEGLYAEVVRRPGLTDAIQREWRVVVAGPTTLWAVLNSLQMGFRTLAIQKRSGEVWGVLGAVKTEFGKFGGVLEKVQKKLQEASNTMHDAGVRTRAIERRLRDVQELPAPEAGRVLLGDTLVIAGVPHATAEDGSTETDATLA from the coding sequence ATGACCGCTGAATTCCTGCTCCTCGTCGTGATCGCGCTCCTGGGCGTTTGCGTGGTGCTGCTCGTCGTGCTGCTGCGCAGAAGGACCGAGGGTGACGCGGTGATGCAGCTCGCGGCGCGGCTGGACGGCGTCGACCGGGGCCAGGAGCGGACCGAGCGCGCGCTGCGCGACGAGATCGGCCGGTCTCGGGAAGAGGCCGGGAGCGAGTCGGCCCGGCTTCGCGGCGAGGTGACGTCCATTATGACCACGCTCACCGCATCCACCGGCGAGCAGATGGAAAAGCTGCGCGTTTCCGTCGAAGCGAAGCTGGACCAGATCCGCGCGGACAACGCCGCCAAGCTGGAGCAGGTGCGGCAGACGGTGGACGAGAAGCTACAGGGCGTGCTGGAGCAGCGGCTGGGCGAAAGCTTTCGCCTGGTGAGCGACCGTCTGGAGCAGGTGCACAAGGGGCTGGGCGAGATGCAGACGCTGGCGAGCGGCGTCGGCGACCTGAAGAAGGTGCTGTCGAACGTCAAGGTGCGCGGCAATTGGGGCGAGGTGCAGCTGGCCGGCCTGCTGGAGCAGGTGCTGACCCCCGAGCAGTACGTGGCGAACGCCGCCACCAACGAGTTCACCGGCCACCGCGTGGAGTTCGCCATCCGCCTCCCCGGCCAGGAGCACGGCGAGGTGCTTCTTCCCGTCGACGCCAAGTTTCCGCTCGAAGACTACCAGCGGCTCGTGGACGCGCAGGAGGCCGGCGACCTCGCGGCGATGGACGCCGCCTCGCGCGCGCTGGAGGAGCGCATCCGGGGCTGCGCGCGGGACATCTGCATGAAGTACCTGAACCCGCCGCGGACCACCGACTTCGGGATCATGTTCCTTCCCACCGAGGGGCTGTACGCCGAGGTGGTGCGCCGCCCGGGGCTGACGGACGCCATCCAGCGCGAGTGGCGGGTGGTGGTAGCCGGCCCCACCACGCTGTGGGCCGTGCTGAACAGCCTGCAGATGGGCTTCCGCACGCTGGCCATCCAGAAGCGCTCGGGCGAGGTGTGGGGCGTGCTGGGCGCCGTGAAGACGGAGTTCGGAAAGTTCGGCGGCGTGCTGGAGAAGGTGCAGAAGAAGCTGCAGGAGGCCAGCAACACCATGCACGATGCCGGCGTGCGCACCCGCGCCATCGAACGGAGGCTGCGCGACGTGCAGGAGCTGCCCGCGCCCGAGGCCGGACGCGTGCTGCTGGGCGACACGCTCGTGATCGCCGGTGTGCCGCACGCCACGGCGGAGGATGGATCCACGGAAACCGACGCAACCCTCGCCTGA
- a CDS encoding M1 family metallopeptidase — protein sequence MTRIRILLPALLAFGLAAPAAHAQQPRFTRADTLRGSIGPAREWWDVAFYDLNVAVSPADSSVRGFNRITYRVLRPAREMQIDLQRLEVDSIVQDGRRLRYRREGDALFVALQAPQAANARKTVTVHYHGRPRVAARAPWDGGFVWARDPAGEPFIATAVQGLGASAWWPNKDTQADEPDSMRIAVTVPRGMTNVSNGRLRDSVQNADGTTTFTWFVGSPINNYGVAVNAGRYAHFQDVFQGEKGPLTLDFWPLAIHEQAARRQWGRDVKPMLQCFEHWFGPYPWYEDGFKLVETPHLGMEHQSAVAYGNGYRDGYRGQDLSDTGRGLGWDFIVVHESGHEWFGNHITTRDLADMWVHEGFTNYSESLFVECRQGKEAGAEYVIGVRAHVQNDAPIVAPYGVNAKGSGDMYYKAGNMLHTIRQLVDDDERWRGILRGLNETFGRRTVTGTQVTEYISRQAGMDLSRVFQQYLTTTEIPELEYRIQGNRLSFRWSRVVPGFDMPVRVTLAPGQYARIRPTTSWRTTDLRGVTAADFRVDPNFYVTARNADAPATP from the coding sequence ATGACACGCATCCGAATCCTCCTGCCGGCGCTGCTGGCTTTCGGGCTGGCCGCCCCCGCCGCGCACGCGCAGCAGCCGCGCTTTACCCGCGCGGACACGCTGCGCGGGTCCATCGGCCCGGCGCGGGAGTGGTGGGACGTGGCCTTCTACGACCTGAACGTGGCCGTGAGCCCGGCCGACAGCAGCGTGCGCGGGTTCAACCGCATCACCTACCGGGTGCTGCGCCCCGCGCGCGAGATGCAGATCGACCTGCAGCGGCTGGAGGTCGACAGCATCGTACAGGACGGCCGGCGGCTGCGGTACCGGCGCGAGGGCGACGCGCTGTTCGTGGCGCTGCAGGCGCCCCAGGCGGCGAACGCCCGCAAGACCGTGACGGTGCACTACCACGGCCGGCCGCGGGTGGCGGCGCGCGCGCCCTGGGACGGCGGGTTCGTGTGGGCGCGCGACCCCGCCGGCGAGCCGTTCATCGCCACGGCCGTGCAGGGGCTGGGCGCCAGCGCCTGGTGGCCCAACAAGGACACCCAGGCGGACGAGCCGGACAGCATGCGCATCGCCGTCACGGTGCCGCGGGGGATGACGAACGTGAGCAATGGCCGGCTGCGCGACTCCGTTCAGAACGCGGACGGCACCACCACGTTCACGTGGTTCGTCGGCAGCCCCATCAACAACTACGGCGTGGCGGTGAACGCCGGGCGCTATGCCCACTTCCAGGACGTCTTCCAGGGCGAGAAGGGGCCGCTGACGCTGGACTTCTGGCCCCTGGCCATTCATGAGCAGGCGGCACGCCGTCAGTGGGGGCGCGACGTGAAGCCCATGCTGCAGTGCTTCGAGCACTGGTTCGGCCCCTATCCATGGTACGAGGACGGCTTCAAGCTGGTGGAGACGCCGCACCTGGGGATGGAGCACCAGAGCGCGGTGGCGTACGGCAACGGATACCGCGACGGGTACCGCGGCCAGGACCTCTCCGACACGGGGCGCGGGCTCGGGTGGGACTTCATCGTGGTGCACGAGTCGGGTCACGAGTGGTTCGGCAACCACATCACCACCCGCGACCTTGCCGACATGTGGGTGCACGAGGGCTTCACCAACTACAGCGAGTCGCTGTTCGTGGAGTGCCGGCAGGGCAAGGAGGCGGGCGCGGAGTACGTGATCGGCGTGCGCGCGCACGTGCAGAACGACGCCCCGATCGTGGCCCCGTACGGCGTGAACGCGAAGGGGTCGGGCGACATGTACTACAAGGCCGGCAACATGCTGCACACCATCCGCCAACTCGTGGACGACGACGAGCGGTGGCGCGGCATCCTGCGGGGCTTGAACGAGACCTTCGGCCGCCGGACGGTCACGGGCACCCAGGTCACGGAGTACATTTCGCGCCAGGCGGGCATGGACCTGAGCCGCGTCTTCCAGCAGTACCTCACCACCACCGAGATCCCGGAACTGGAGTACCGCATCCAGGGGAACCGGCTCTCGTTCCGCTGGAGCCGCGTGGTGCCCGGCTTCGACATGCCCGTGCGGGTCACGCTGGCGCCGGGCCAGTACGCGCGCATCCGCCCCACGACGAGCTGGCGGACGACGGACCTGCGCGGCGTGACGGCGGCGGACTTCCGGGTAGATCCGAACTTCTACGTCACCGCGCGCAACGCCGACGCGCCCGCGACGCCCTAG
- a CDS encoding DinB family protein → MFTTQRELHERLTADMAANHERIATLCRPLDARQLEHRPAEGSWSVGEVLEHLLVANELFLAPVAALVQAAPRDPAAPSRPWRPTRLGAFFIRTVERGKPLAAPKALRPQTPRPDVLESYLAFDARFASVLADAADRDWNKLRFAPPLARWVPLRFNVGDGFRFHAGHVRRHLAQIERAVAHL, encoded by the coding sequence ATGTTCACGACGCAGCGAGAGCTTCACGAGCGGCTGACCGCCGACATGGCCGCCAACCACGAGCGGATCGCCACCCTGTGCCGTCCCTTGGACGCGCGGCAGCTGGAGCATCGCCCGGCGGAGGGCTCGTGGAGCGTCGGCGAGGTGCTGGAGCACCTGCTGGTGGCGAACGAGCTGTTCCTCGCGCCGGTGGCGGCGCTGGTGCAGGCGGCGCCGCGCGACCCCGCCGCGCCCTCCCGCCCGTGGCGGCCCACGCGGCTGGGCGCGTTCTTCATCCGCACGGTCGAGCGAGGGAAGCCGCTCGCGGCGCCCAAGGCGCTCCGTCCGCAGACGCCACGGCCCGACGTGCTGGAAAGCTACCTGGCGTTCGACGCGCGGTTCGCGTCCGTGCTCGCCGACGCGGCGGACCGCGACTGGAACAAGCTTCGGTTCGCCCCGCCGCTCGCGCGGTGGGTGCCGCTGCGCTTCAACGTCGGCGATGGATTCCGCTTCCACGCCGGCCACGTGCGCCGGCACCTGGCCCAGATCGAGCGAGCCGTCGCCCACCTCTGA
- a CDS encoding energy transducer TonB, which yields MPNLIFRLALPIAMCAATIPLTGQAPAGARETVYDLDQVQVRPVPLNSPELAAALRTTYPPHLEEAGIGGAVVVGMVVGTDGQPRDMRLVSSTDTAFDAPSIAMMSLLRFSPAQVDGRAVGVRLELPINWEPGPRLVDAPESDSTAAYGLREVEEMPRIINRDVVARALEREYPLHLRDAGFTGTVHVRFLVEMDGSISHPTVIRSSMVQFNEAALRAIQVLRFRPGKIDGAPVRVWVVLPINWETSRGGFGDPIPGYGPTPSLRCPVDALGRC from the coding sequence ATGCCCAACTTGATTTTCCGTCTCGCGCTTCCGATCGCGATGTGCGCCGCCACGATCCCGCTGACGGGGCAGGCTCCCGCGGGTGCACGGGAGACCGTGTACGACCTGGACCAGGTGCAGGTACGTCCGGTACCGCTGAACTCGCCAGAACTGGCGGCGGCCCTGCGGACGACCTACCCGCCACACCTGGAAGAAGCGGGCATCGGAGGGGCCGTGGTGGTGGGGATGGTCGTGGGAACCGATGGGCAGCCGCGCGACATGCGGTTGGTGAGCTCCACGGACACGGCCTTCGACGCGCCGTCCATCGCCATGATGTCGCTCCTCCGCTTTTCTCCCGCCCAGGTAGACGGGCGCGCGGTAGGCGTCAGGCTGGAACTGCCAATCAACTGGGAGCCTGGCCCCAGGCTCGTGGACGCTCCCGAATCGGATTCCACCGCCGCCTATGGATTGCGTGAGGTGGAGGAGATGCCTCGAATTATCAACCGGGACGTGGTCGCGCGGGCGCTGGAGCGTGAGTATCCGCTGCACCTGAGGGACGCGGGATTCACGGGCACCGTACACGTTCGATTCCTGGTGGAAATGGATGGCAGTATCTCCCACCCAACCGTCATCCGCTCCTCGATGGTCCAGTTCAACGAGGCCGCCCTGCGTGCGATTCAGGTCCTGCGGTTCAGACCGGGAAAGATCGACGGGGCACCTGTCAGGGTGTGGGTGGTGCTCCCCATCAACTGGGAAACATCGCGTGGCGGATTCGGGGACCCGATCCCGGGGTACGGGCCTACGCCGTCCCTGCGCTGTCCCGTCGATGCGCTGGGGAGGTGCTGA
- a CDS encoding TonB family protein: MIGFLVRCALVAGVCTAASPLAAQEPAPARDSVYELAEVDVAPALLNAAELEAAQEASYPPRLKDAGMNGSVLVAMTVGTDGRPRDLQLVSSGDTAFDAPTMAIASLLRFSPARVSGRNVRVRLELTIDWRLERPRDTPGPDSTGAYELSEVTEVPRPLNRDAIRAEMVRSYPRELRRSGVIGSVQVRMRLADNGRVSAAFVTHSTDARFNEASLALARVLRFTPATIGRKRVAVWVELPFQWEEPGAPRSDRPTRPAPRGP; encoded by the coding sequence ATGATCGGCTTTCTTGTTCGATGCGCCCTCGTGGCCGGCGTATGCACCGCCGCTTCGCCGCTCGCTGCGCAGGAGCCGGCACCCGCGCGCGACAGCGTGTACGAACTGGCCGAGGTAGATGTAGCGCCCGCGCTGCTGAACGCGGCGGAGTTGGAGGCCGCGCAGGAAGCTTCGTACCCGCCGCGCCTGAAGGACGCCGGAATGAACGGCAGCGTGCTGGTCGCGATGACCGTGGGCACCGATGGCCGGCCGCGCGACCTGCAGCTGGTCAGCTCCGGTGACACCGCGTTCGATGCGCCCACGATGGCGATTGCTTCTCTGCTTCGCTTTTCGCCCGCGCGGGTGTCCGGGCGCAACGTACGGGTGCGGCTGGAACTGACCATCGACTGGCGATTGGAGCGTCCGCGTGATACGCCCGGACCGGATTCCACGGGCGCCTACGAGTTGAGTGAGGTCACGGAAGTGCCGCGGCCCCTGAACCGCGACGCGATCCGGGCCGAGATGGTTCGCTCGTACCCGCGAGAGCTGCGGCGAAGCGGCGTGATCGGCAGCGTGCAGGTGCGAATGCGGCTCGCGGACAACGGCAGGGTTTCGGCCGCGTTCGTGACGCACTCGACGGACGCGCGGTTCAACGAGGCTTCGCTGGCGCTAGCCCGAGTCCTGCGGTTCACCCCAGCTACCATCGGCAGGAAGCGGGTGGCGGTATGGGTGGAACTCCCGTTCCAGTGGGAAGAGCCGGGGGCGCCCAGATCGGACCGGCCGACACGCCCAGCGCCGCGCGGGCCGTAG
- a CDS encoding energy transducer TonB gives MSSFILRIALPIAVCAATIPLTAQAPAAVPDTVYDLEQVQVRPVALHNPELAPVLRTTYPPHLKEAGIGGIVVVSMVIGADGQPRDPRVVSTTDTAFDAPTLAMLPLLRFSPAQVDGRAVGVRVAMPITWEPGPKPVDEPVPDSTAGYELRELDEMPRIINRAVMSAALVREYPPHLRDAGTTGTVEVRFRVELDGSISQSAIVRSSHPHFNEAALRAIQVLRFAPGKIDRKPVRVWVVLPIQWQTRPEVSAPSGLYGGQLAPRCANDAPERC, from the coding sequence ATGTCCAGCTTCATTCTCCGTATCGCGCTCCCGATCGCGGTGTGCGCCGCCACGATCCCCCTGACGGCCCAGGCCCCGGCGGCGGTACCGGATACCGTGTACGACCTGGAACAGGTGCAGGTGCGTCCGGTGGCGCTGCACAATCCAGAACTAGCGCCGGTCCTGCGGACGACCTACCCGCCGCACCTGAAAGAGGCGGGGATCGGAGGGATCGTGGTGGTGTCGATGGTCATCGGCGCCGATGGGCAGCCGCGCGACCCGCGAGTGGTCAGCACCACGGATACGGCCTTCGACGCGCCGACGCTCGCCATGCTGCCGCTCCTCCGCTTTTCTCCCGCCCAGGTAGACGGGCGCGCGGTGGGCGTCAGGGTAGCCATGCCGATCACCTGGGAGCCCGGGCCCAAGCCCGTGGACGAGCCCGTACCGGATTCCACCGCCGGCTATGAACTGCGCGAGTTGGATGAGATGCCTCGAATCATAAACCGGGCGGTGATGAGCGCGGCGCTGGTGCGTGAGTATCCGCCGCACCTGAGGGATGCGGGGACTACGGGCACTGTAGAGGTCCGATTCCGGGTGGAACTGGACGGCAGTATCTCCCAGTCGGCCATCGTCCGCTCCTCGCACCCCCACTTCAACGAGGCTGCCCTGCGTGCGATTCAGGTACTGCGGTTTGCGCCGGGAAAGATCGACCGGAAACCGGTCAGGGTGTGGGTGGTTCTCCCCATCCAGTGGCAAACGCGACCCGAAGTGTCGGCCCCGAGCGGGCTGTACGGCGGTCAGCTGGCGCCGCGCTGTGCCAACGATGCGCCGGAGAGGTGCTGA